In a single window of the Solea solea chromosome 14, fSolSol10.1, whole genome shotgun sequence genome:
- the LOC131472991 gene encoding uncharacterized protein C4orf45 homolog, whose amino-acid sequence MGRDGDDAAGRPQRGQRMIFTGPNGVGDYRPRSGYFPLYIGVGDASPEATGDLGYLWRAAPNAPPPKPKQGYVGEIGWGWKHSQLLNRGTLHSNVQIKKSEFRATLEDRVTQRFQDQE is encoded by the exons ATGGGGCGCGATGGCGACGACGCTGCAGGGAGACCGCAGCGTGGACAAAGGATGATTTTCACAG GTCCGAATGGAGTTGGAGACTACAGGCCGAGGTCAGGATACTTCCCCTTGTACATTGGCGTAGGTGACGCATCACCTGAGGCCACGGGTGACCTCGGCTACTTATGGCGAGCTGCACCCAATGCCCCGCCCCCTAAACCCAAGCAAGGCTATGTGGGTGAGATTGGCTGGGGCTGGAAACACAGCCAGCTGCTGAACCGTGGGACGCTGCACAGCAACGTGCAGATTAAG AAAAGCGAGTTCCGGGCGACGCTGGAGGACAGAGTGACTCAGAGGTTCCAGGACCAAGAATAG